In Solanum lycopersicum chromosome 3, SLM_r2.1, the genomic stretch GATTATATCGTTGATCCTCGTCAATAGCCTTGCAGACTGGAGAATTTGCACAAGCTTATGTTGCTCAGGTCAGCTTTCGTTGTGTACATTTTAGATTTCATTCTAGATTTGAGCAGAGTAGTGTTCCCttgataaattttcttaatCTATTCAGTGTAAAAATCCCTACATACATCCCAAAATACAATGATGTAGATTTTTACTTGACGGTTAAAACATGTATATGGTGTAATTCCAGAGTAGAAATGTTTGAACATACACAACGTCGCTGTCTTCTAAATTGCAAGCACTATTCAGTGAATCAATCCATGTAATTTTCCTTCTCACCACACCCTTGTTTGTCCGAGAGGCCAAACGAGTGCCACTGGAAAAGAACTGGATTGATTTATTCTATGGTGAAGCATCCTGCCTCAATCTCAAGCAAGTTgaaacaattatacaaattctcACTATAACAGTATTTTTATCAAGCTCATTTCCTttcaataaaagtaataataaggattacaattttttctttaaattaaaaaaaaatgtttggttGAACTTAACTCTTAGCTATACTGTTTCATAAACTGAAGTTTTTCTTCATGAGATCTCCTTCCCTCAAACATCAACATATGAAGCAAAAAATCGCTCCAAGAATCAATAGGACCAGGCAAACACCAATGCACACAATCATTATACAAAACAACATTCTCATTTGGCCAATGCCCATATCTACTTGGATGACCATCTGGTCTCAACAACATTGCTTGTGTTGTATCCAATAATCTAAACCTTTTCCCCTTTTTCTTCCCTTCCTTCTCTGCTGCCTTAAATTCTTCAACTTGAATTGTATACAACTCCAAGTTTAACCCCTCTAAAGATGTTTCATTGCTTCTAAATGGCTTTCTCCTCACACAATTACCACCTTTATTCCATTCTCCACCTTCAAAATGAGATGGTGCAAATGTCCTAACAAAAGttatgcccttaaaattttCCAACTTGTTCATGCTTCTCAAAACAGTCCTAATTGCTCTCTGGTACCCATAAGTTGATGGGAGGTCTGTAACATTTGGAAGTCCACAATACCTGCAACAATACGTTAGTTTCACGTATAGTCACTAAACTTTACCAACTATAACAACAAAGTCACAAAACACTAACTAATGTTTAGTGATCATAAGTGAAATTAATCGTACCTGCAGCCAACTAGTTGGTTGTTCTCATAGTAAACACTGCATCTAGTAAACCAATGGCCACCATTGAAGATGACATAGTCAAATTCTTCAATTCGACTTAACCATTTCTCATCAGCTTCATCTAGATAAAGGTTGAATAGACCAGTTTTTGTTGGACCATCAGCATctgcttctttcatttttacCAAGAATGGTGACCAATATGTTGCAAGGGTAAAATTGTAATCAACatatttccatcttttaaaattttcatctagACTAATAGATTCATCAATTGGATATACTGCCTACacacgaaaaaataaaaagaaaacatcacACGTGACATATTTCTACCTTGCTAGGAATATGACATTAAATAAGAAAGTAAGGAGAGTGAGAATTAAAGTAGTAGTCTATAGTAGagtattttctttcattcccCGTGAGGGAATGAATTTCTAGTTTGGAGAATCCATTTGTTTTCTTACcgctattatttttttatgcttGCATTAtcttataattcaattttatttaaactattgttttatttattttcactatctattatattttactcattactttttatatattctCTCTCCATTCGAATATATTTATGacattctattattattattggagGTGTCATTTTAGGCTAACTTATGCCAATCAAATCAAAACAGTAATAAAACACAGATTCCAAcataaatttttgttatattatgagtatttataagttaatttaaaaataatttattaattaattttgcatTTTATCCAAGGTCATCATAATTTTATGAATCTTTTACCACataaaagtatttcatttaaaaatcaattacatAGGTGATCCTTGACGATCCcttccttttaatttataattcatgaaataaatataattttctctactGAAACGAATATTTTATTTAGGGGACACATGAAATAGCACATGTGATGTTTAGCAGCCTGGacaagaaaaggagaaaaaaaaaagtatcgaTATCTTATATACGGGGAATCTTGCTTATTCTTtaacttgatatttttaaaataataaaatatctacttatttttaaataggGGAAAAGATAAACATCCATTTTTTTGGACTTCGGTGATCAATTATTTAATCAACAAATCTGTGCAAAAGGGACAGTTATCCTCtgtatttctttatattatatatattactgAGGGCATAATAATGTTAGCTAGGAACCCACGCTGTCACTTTGGACTCTTTCAGATTTTGTCAAGTGACTCTATACCTTCAAttctaattta encodes the following:
- the LOC101258234 gene encoding protein trichome birefringence-like 19, with amino-acid sequence MEFPCGKKLSNNASQRTPKVFILLALTLIILGIIPLHYTSKWYNATNLSNHESEKSSTYHIEDMEIKIMDDEACDISIGEWIPNPDGPYYTNTTCWAIHEHQNCMKYGRPDIDFLKWRWKPKGCELPIFNPFQFLDMMRNKSLAFVGDSVGRNQMQSLICLLSRAVYPIDESISLDENFKRWKYVDYNFTLATYWSPFLVKMKEADADGPTKTGLFNLYLDEADEKWLSRIEEFDYVIFNGGHWFTRCSVYYENNQLVGCRYCGLPNVTDLPSTYGYQRAIRTVLRSMNKLENFKGITFVRTFAPSHFEGGEWNKGGNCVRRKPFRSNETSLEGLNLELYTIQVEEFKAAEKEGKKKGKRFRLLDTTQAMLLRPDGHPSRYGHWPNENVVLYNDCVHWCLPGPIDSWSDFLLHMLMFEGRRSHEEKLQFMKQYS